One stretch of Jiangella gansuensis DSM 44835 DNA includes these proteins:
- a CDS encoding Lrp/AsnC family transcriptional regulator: MITAIVFIQADVARIPEVAEEIAALDGVSEVYSVTGEIDLVALVRVRTHDAIAEVVADRLNKVDGVLNTETHIAFRTFSKHDLEAAFALGAED; encoded by the coding sequence ATGATCACTGCGATCGTGTTCATTCAGGCCGACGTCGCGCGCATTCCGGAGGTCGCGGAGGAGATCGCGGCCCTCGACGGCGTCAGCGAGGTCTACTCGGTCACCGGTGAGATCGATCTCGTCGCACTGGTGCGGGTACGCACCCACGACGCGATCGCGGAGGTCGTCGCCGATCGCCTCAACAAGGTCGACGGCGTACTCAACACCGAGACGCACATCGCGTTCCGCACGTTCTCCAAGCATGACCTGGAGGCCGCGTTCGCCCTCGGCGCCGAGGACTGA
- a CDS encoding c-type cytochrome, with protein sequence MPSSLPGRSRGSWIGRLLSTRRRHPLAAIAVLVAVLFTTGGAYAALAPSTSQNVQAASSTQIEEGRQLFAVGCSSCHGLNGEGQINDDGDVLGPSLIGVGAASVDFQVGTGRMPLAAPAAQAERKPVSYSQEQIDAMAEYVASLAPGPDVPDEEYLDPSAGDVARGGELFRTNCAQCHNTTGQGGALTMGQFAPALTGVEPKHIYEAMLTGPQAMPVFNDRTVTPEDKRDIIAFLDSIENEPDPGGLGIGRAGPVAEGLWAWLVGIGLLIGMATWIVTRSSKA encoded by the coding sequence GTGCCCAGTTCGTTGCCCGGCCGGTCCCGCGGCTCGTGGATCGGGCGGCTGCTGTCCACCCGGCGACGGCATCCGCTCGCCGCCATCGCCGTGCTCGTGGCCGTCCTGTTCACCACGGGCGGCGCCTACGCCGCGCTGGCACCGTCGACGTCGCAGAACGTGCAGGCCGCGTCCAGCACGCAGATCGAGGAGGGCCGGCAGCTGTTCGCCGTCGGTTGCTCCTCGTGCCACGGCCTGAACGGTGAGGGCCAGATCAACGACGACGGCGACGTGCTCGGCCCGTCGCTGATCGGCGTCGGGGCGGCCTCCGTCGACTTCCAGGTGGGCACCGGCCGCATGCCGCTCGCCGCGCCGGCCGCGCAGGCCGAGCGGAAGCCGGTCTCCTACAGCCAGGAGCAGATCGACGCGATGGCCGAGTACGTCGCGTCGCTCGCGCCCGGGCCCGACGTCCCGGACGAGGAGTACCTCGACCCGTCCGCCGGTGACGTCGCCCGCGGTGGGGAGCTGTTCCGCACCAACTGCGCACAGTGCCACAACACCACCGGGCAGGGTGGTGCGCTGACGATGGGCCAGTTCGCGCCGGCGCTGACCGGTGTCGAGCCCAAGCACATCTACGAAGCCATGCTCACCGGACCGCAGGCCATGCCGGTGTTCAACGACCGGACCGTCACGCCCGAGGACAAGCGCGACATCATCGCTTTCCTCGACTCCATCGAGAACGAGCCCGACCCGGGCGGCCTCGGCATCGGCCGCGCCGGCCCGGTCGCGGAGGGCTTGTGGGCCTGGCTGGTCGGTATCGGGCTTCTGATCGGCATGGCCACCTGGATCGTGACGAGGTCGTCGAAGGCATGA
- a CDS encoding SRPBCC family protein → MRERRYALGSTWRVAAPLERTWSFLTDPGQRWSDWWPSLESIEVRRTPTLAGSTAACRWRSPVGYALTFSLTLTGVDPKRRVVLDIDGDLSGRSEVRFGPEGTGSRLDIDLHVRTTRPWMNVAGVMLHPVFRLGHGVVMRRGERGLGRVLGVLVGGAAPDARSA, encoded by the coding sequence GTGAGGGAACGCCGCTACGCGCTCGGGTCCACATGGCGGGTAGCGGCACCGCTCGAGCGGACCTGGTCCTTCCTCACCGATCCTGGTCAGCGGTGGAGCGACTGGTGGCCCAGCCTCGAGTCCATCGAGGTGCGGCGAACACCGACACTGGCCGGAAGTACGGCCGCATGCCGGTGGCGCAGCCCCGTCGGTTACGCGCTGACCTTCAGCCTGACGCTCACCGGCGTCGATCCCAAGCGCCGGGTCGTTCTCGACATCGACGGCGACCTGTCCGGCCGGAGCGAGGTGCGCTTCGGGCCGGAGGGCACGGGGAGCCGTCTCGACATCGACCTACACGTCCGCACCACCCGGCCGTGGATGAACGTCGCCGGGGTGATGCTGCATCCGGTGTTCCGCTTGGGCCACGGGGTGGTGATGCGCCGCGGGGAGCGTGGCCTGGGTCGCGTCCTCGGCGTGCTCGTCGGCGGCGCCGCCCCGGACGCCCGGTCAGCCTGA
- a CDS encoding DUF4192 domain-containing protein: MNLRESFVPAVTATSPAQVLSAVPYLLGFHPRQSLVVLCLDAVNSWVRMTMRMDLPDPSWHRRLADEVAIRVAREGPGSIILLCYDDSGPPDGQDVHDCPLPRQDLVDAIAERLADGPVGVLDAVLVRAGRWWSYLCADPVCCPPDGAALPGPEDGLAGWLAAEAAVGGRRTLAAREELVAGVAGPVGPSLASARAAFARAAAQLMADAGGPETTLAATLATVDSVAQRYLAQGHEIADDEVARICLGLAEPRTRDAVMSLPVAEHPGWPALLIDLARRTPDEDAVAICTVLAWAAAERGDGALANVALDRALAADPGHLLARLLRCGLDAQLSPEGIRSLSSRREGWMPP, translated from the coding sequence ATGAACCTTCGTGAATCCTTCGTCCCCGCTGTCACCGCCACCAGCCCGGCTCAGGTGTTGTCCGCCGTGCCGTACCTGCTCGGGTTCCATCCGCGACAGAGCCTCGTCGTGCTCTGCCTGGACGCCGTGAACTCGTGGGTGCGCATGACGATGCGGATGGACCTACCCGACCCGTCATGGCATCGGAGGCTGGCCGACGAGGTCGCCATCCGTGTCGCCCGTGAGGGTCCGGGCTCCATCATCCTGCTCTGCTATGACGACAGCGGGCCCCCTGACGGCCAGGACGTCCACGACTGCCCCCTGCCGAGGCAGGATCTCGTCGACGCCATCGCGGAGAGGCTGGCCGACGGCCCGGTCGGGGTGCTCGACGCGGTGCTCGTGCGCGCCGGGCGCTGGTGGTCGTATCTGTGTGCCGACCCTGTCTGCTGCCCGCCGGACGGCGCCGCGCTCCCGGGCCCGGAGGACGGGTTGGCCGGCTGGCTGGCGGCTGAGGCCGCCGTGGGCGGGCGCCGGACGCTCGCGGCCAGAGAGGAGCTCGTGGCAGGCGTCGCCGGCCCCGTGGGGCCGTCCCTCGCGTCCGCCCGGGCGGCCTTCGCTCGCGCGGCCGCGCAGCTGATGGCCGATGCCGGCGGTCCGGAGACGACCCTTGCCGCAACCCTGGCCACGGTCGATTCGGTCGCCCAGCGGTATCTCGCCCAGGGCCACGAGATCGCGGACGACGAGGTGGCCCGCATCTGCCTCGGCCTGGCGGAGCCGCGCACCCGGGACGCCGTGATGAGTCTTCCTGTCGCCGAGCACCCCGGCTGGCCGGCGCTGCTGATCGACCTGGCCCGGCGCACCCCGGACGAGGACGCCGTCGCCATCTGCACGGTGTTGGCCTGGGCGGCGGCGGAGCGCGGCGACGGCGCTCTCGCGAATGTCGCGCTGGATCGCGCCCTCGCGGCCGATCCCGGCCATCTGCTGGCGCGGCTGCTGCGCTGCGGGCTGGACGCCCAACTGAGCCCCGAGGGCATCCGTTCGCTGTCGTCCCGCCGAGAGGGCTGGATGCCGCCCTGA
- a CDS encoding DMT family transporter, with the protein MSRRGWTLFLAMGAIWGIPYMLIKVAVDEMSPSTIVLARCAVGAALLLPLAAKRGYLRPLLPHWRPLLAFTLIEVCIPWLLLGYAEQDLSSSLTGLLIAAVPLVGAVLVWSTGAERPGPRRVAGLLVGFAGVAALVGFDVQAGSPAPVLAVAGVAVCYAVGPIILSRWLSHLPGLGVMAASLTMAALLYAPIGTLQWPDETPSEEALLSLLGLGVVCTAAAFVVFFALIAEVGPSRATVITYINPAVALLLGVMVLDERVTAVTAVGFGLILVGSVLATSRDRDRGPEEPGQAAARRDPLDVTCDDIARPVGEP; encoded by the coding sequence TTGTCGCGTCGAGGGTGGACCCTCTTCCTGGCCATGGGAGCCATCTGGGGCATCCCATACATGCTGATCAAGGTCGCGGTCGACGAGATGTCGCCCTCGACCATCGTGCTGGCACGATGCGCAGTCGGCGCCGCGCTGCTCCTGCCCCTCGCCGCCAAGCGCGGCTACCTGCGGCCGCTGCTCCCCCACTGGCGGCCCCTGCTCGCCTTCACGCTCATCGAGGTGTGCATTCCCTGGCTGCTCCTCGGCTACGCCGAACAGGATCTGTCCAGTTCTCTGACCGGCCTGCTCATCGCGGCGGTTCCGCTGGTCGGCGCGGTGCTGGTGTGGAGCACCGGTGCCGAGCGGCCCGGCCCGCGCCGAGTCGCCGGCCTCCTGGTCGGCTTCGCCGGGGTGGCAGCGCTGGTCGGCTTCGACGTGCAAGCCGGCAGCCCGGCACCGGTGCTGGCCGTGGCGGGGGTGGCCGTCTGCTACGCAGTCGGGCCGATCATCCTGTCCCGCTGGCTCTCCCACCTGCCCGGGCTCGGGGTCATGGCGGCGTCGCTCACCATGGCCGCCCTCCTGTACGCACCTATCGGCACCCTCCAATGGCCGGACGAGACACCGTCGGAGGAAGCGCTGCTCAGCCTGCTCGGCCTCGGCGTGGTCTGTACGGCCGCGGCGTTCGTGGTGTTCTTCGCGCTGATCGCGGAGGTCGGCCCGAGCCGCGCCACCGTCATCACGTACATCAACCCGGCTGTCGCACTGCTGCTCGGTGTCATGGTGCTCGACGAGCGGGTCACCGCCGTCACGGCGGTCGGGTTCGGGCTGATCCTGGTCGGCTCGGTGCTCGCCACCTCACGCGACCGCGACCGCGGGCCGGAGGAACCCGGCCAGGCGGCGGCTCGTCGCGACCCGCTCGACGTCACGTGCGATGACATCGCCCGGCCGGTAGGCGAACCCTGA
- the trpD gene encoding anthranilate phosphoribosyltransferase — MSEVRLTWPAVLTTLVSGQDLPAESTAWAMGEIMSGEATSVQIAGFAVALRAKGETVTELEGLVAAMYEHATPFPDDGPSLDIVGTGGDRAHTVNISTMAAITAAGAGARVVKHGNRAASSTCGSADVLEGLGIRLDLPPQRVVEIVGEAGITFCFAPAFHPSLRFASTARSELGIQTTFNMLGPMANPARPTAQAVGVADPRIAGLIAGVLAGRGVSALVFRGDDGLDELTTTTTSRVWVVRAGEVAEERFDPADLGIAPVPPEALRGGDVAYNADVVRRFLGGEKGPVRDAVLLNAAAGLAAYEGSDAPLTDRLAAGLTKAADAVDSGAAADLLARWVAAAST; from the coding sequence ATGAGCGAGGTCCGGCTGACCTGGCCAGCGGTGCTGACCACCCTGGTCAGCGGCCAGGACCTGCCCGCCGAGTCCACCGCGTGGGCGATGGGCGAGATCATGAGCGGCGAGGCCACCTCGGTGCAGATCGCCGGTTTTGCGGTCGCACTGCGGGCCAAGGGCGAGACGGTCACCGAGCTCGAGGGCCTGGTCGCCGCGATGTACGAGCACGCCACACCGTTCCCCGACGACGGCCCGTCACTGGACATCGTCGGCACCGGCGGTGACCGTGCGCACACCGTCAACATCTCCACCATGGCCGCCATCACCGCCGCGGGCGCCGGCGCCCGGGTCGTCAAGCACGGCAACCGGGCCGCGTCGTCGACGTGCGGCTCGGCCGATGTGCTGGAGGGGCTGGGTATCCGGCTCGACCTGCCGCCGCAGCGGGTGGTCGAGATCGTCGGCGAGGCGGGCATCACGTTCTGCTTCGCCCCGGCGTTCCACCCGTCGCTCCGCTTCGCGTCCACCGCGCGCAGCGAGCTGGGCATCCAGACCACGTTCAACATGCTGGGCCCCATGGCCAACCCGGCGCGGCCCACGGCGCAGGCGGTCGGAGTGGCCGACCCCCGCATCGCCGGGCTCATCGCCGGTGTCCTGGCCGGCCGCGGCGTGTCCGCACTGGTGTTCCGTGGCGACGACGGCCTGGACGAGCTCACCACGACGACGACCTCCCGGGTCTGGGTGGTGCGCGCCGGCGAGGTCGCCGAGGAGCGGTTCGACCCGGCCGACCTCGGCATCGCACCGGTGCCGCCGGAGGCACTGCGCGGTGGTGACGTCGCCTACAACGCCGATGTCGTGCGCCGGTTCCTCGGCGGGGAGAAAGGGCCGGTCCGTGACGCCGTCCTGCTCAACGCCGCCGCCGGCCTGGCCGCCTACGAGGGGTCGGACGCCCCGTTGACGGACCGCCTGGCCGCCGGGCTGACGAAAGCCGCCGACGCGGTCGACTCCGGCGCGGCCGCGGACCTGCTGGCCCGCTGGGTCGCCGCCGCCTCCACCTGA
- a CDS encoding cytochrome b, producing MSTIVNGAGKVVDFVDQRITASNWLKRNIRKVFPDHWSFLLGEIALFSFIIILLSGVFLTLWFKPSMAHIAYEGAYIPLRGVGMSEAYASTLEISFEVRGGLLMRQVHHWGALVFLAAMSAHMLRVFFTGAFRKPREINWLIGVTLLLLGVAAGFTGYSLPDDLLSGTGLRIIEGGMLAIPIVGTYLSSFLFGGEYPGDDIVARLYPMHILLIPGLILALVTAHLMILWYQKHTHWGGPGKTNSNVAGAPFFPIYVAKAGGFQFIVMGVIVLLAATIQINPVWFWGPYDPSVVSAGTQPDWYVGFLDGALRVMPPWEFYVFGHPITMSVLIPAIILPGLILTPLALYPWLEQKATGDRREHHVLDRPRNVPVRTGIGVAFIVFYILLWIAGGNDFFATVLEIPVNWITRFIQVGVIVLPPLAFILTKRICLGLQRRDRDKVMHGRETGIVMVSPDGEFSELHAPLSPGDAYQLTWHERQLPSDPGPATDANGIPNPNYRSKRVQAKLSRFYFGDVVQKPTREELEAAHHNGHHEAVEAGHRDEITSGGQH from the coding sequence ATGAGCACCATCGTCAACGGTGCCGGCAAGGTCGTCGACTTCGTCGACCAGCGGATCACCGCCTCGAACTGGCTGAAACGGAACATCCGCAAGGTCTTCCCCGACCACTGGTCGTTCCTGCTCGGCGAGATCGCGCTGTTCAGCTTCATCATCATCCTGCTGTCCGGCGTGTTCCTGACCCTGTGGTTCAAGCCATCGATGGCGCACATCGCGTACGAGGGCGCCTACATTCCGCTGCGGGGTGTCGGCATGTCCGAGGCGTACGCATCCACGCTCGAGATCTCCTTCGAGGTTCGCGGCGGCCTGTTGATGCGTCAGGTGCACCACTGGGGCGCACTGGTCTTCCTGGCCGCCATGTCCGCGCACATGCTGCGGGTGTTCTTCACCGGCGCGTTCCGCAAGCCGCGTGAGATCAACTGGCTGATCGGCGTGACTCTGCTGCTTCTCGGCGTCGCCGCCGGCTTCACCGGGTACTCGCTCCCCGACGACCTGCTGTCCGGTACCGGGCTGCGCATCATCGAGGGCGGCATGCTGGCGATCCCGATCGTCGGCACGTACCTGTCGTCGTTCCTGTTCGGCGGCGAGTACCCCGGCGACGACATCGTGGCGCGGCTCTACCCGATGCACATCCTGCTGATCCCGGGCCTCATCCTGGCGCTGGTCACCGCGCACCTGATGATCCTCTGGTACCAGAAGCACACCCACTGGGGCGGCCCGGGCAAGACGAACTCCAACGTCGCCGGCGCACCGTTCTTCCCGATCTACGTGGCGAAGGCCGGTGGCTTCCAGTTCATCGTCATGGGCGTCATCGTCCTGCTGGCCGCCACCATCCAGATCAACCCGGTCTGGTTCTGGGGGCCGTACGACCCGTCGGTGGTGAGCGCCGGTACCCAGCCGGACTGGTACGTCGGATTCCTCGACGGTGCGCTGCGCGTGATGCCACCGTGGGAGTTCTACGTCTTCGGTCACCCGATCACGATGAGCGTGCTGATCCCAGCGATCATCCTGCCCGGCCTGATCCTGACACCGCTTGCGCTGTACCCGTGGCTGGAGCAGAAGGCCACCGGCGACCGGCGGGAGCACCACGTCCTGGACCGGCCGCGCAACGTGCCGGTGCGCACCGGCATCGGTGTGGCGTTCATCGTCTTCTATATCCTGCTGTGGATCGCCGGCGGTAACGACTTCTTCGCCACGGTTCTGGAGATCCCGGTCAACTGGATCACCCGGTTCATCCAGGTCGGCGTCATCGTGCTGCCACCGTTGGCCTTCATCCTGACCAAGCGGATCTGCCTGGGATTGCAGCGGCGCGACCGCGACAAGGTCATGCACGGCCGCGAGACGGGCATCGTCATGGTCAGCCCGGACGGCGAGTTCTCGGAACTGCACGCGCCGCTGTCGCCCGGGGACGCCTACCAGCTCACCTGGCACGAGCGGCAGTTGCCGTCCGACCCCGGCCCGGCGACGGACGCCAACGGCATCCCGAACCCGAACTACCGGAGCAAGCGCGTCCAGGCGAAGCTCTCTCGCTTCTACTTCGGTGACGTCGTCCAGAAGCCGACGCGCGAAGAGCTCGAGGCGGCGCACCACAACGGTCACCACGAGGCCGTCGAGGCCGGACACCGCGACGAGATCACCAGCGGCGGCCAGCACTGA
- a CDS encoding cytochrome c oxidase subunit 3, translating to MASATAVDAAHTRQPERPNIVAVGVIVWLSSELMFFAALFAIYFTLRSNAPGLWDEQSALLNVPFALFNTSVLVLSSVTCQLGVLRAERGQVGRLGNIFQVGKWGMREWFVLTFLMGAFFIGGQVFEYAELAMHEGLTLSSDPYGSIFYLATGFHGLHVTLGLIAFLFLLGRTFMTRRFTHEQATSTIVVSYYWHFVDVVWIALFLTIYVVK from the coding sequence GTGGCTTCCGCAACCGCCGTCGACGCTGCCCACACGCGGCAACCCGAGCGACCCAACATCGTCGCCGTCGGGGTGATCGTGTGGCTGTCCAGCGAGCTGATGTTCTTCGCGGCCCTGTTCGCGATCTACTTCACGCTCCGCTCCAACGCCCCTGGTCTCTGGGACGAACAATCAGCCCTGCTCAACGTGCCGTTCGCGTTGTTCAACACGAGCGTGCTGGTGCTGTCGTCCGTCACCTGCCAGCTCGGTGTGTTGCGCGCGGAGCGGGGTCAGGTCGGGCGCCTGGGCAACATCTTCCAGGTCGGCAAGTGGGGCATGCGCGAGTGGTTCGTGCTGACCTTCCTGATGGGCGCGTTCTTCATCGGCGGGCAGGTCTTCGAGTACGCCGAGCTGGCGATGCACGAGGGCCTGACGCTGTCCAGTGACCCGTACGGCTCCATCTTCTACCTCGCCACCGGCTTCCACGGGCTGCACGTCACGCTCGGCCTGATCGCCTTCCTGTTCCTGCTCGGGCGGACGTTCATGACGCGGCGGTTCACCCATGAGCAGGCCACCAGCACGATCGTCGTGTCCTACTACTGGCACTTCGTCGACGTCGTCTGGATCGCCCTGTTCCTCACCATCTACGTGGTCAAGTGA
- a CDS encoding ubiquinol-cytochrome c reductase iron-sulfur subunit, with protein sequence MSANYEHTNGPSESEAIAPRASDEVADVTGAGDPLPDPGLHHEPERFTDVDPKAAKRAERQVAGMFTLASLLMVGFIVAYVAVGIHPDDPHAGIDVGDLQLSNLTLGLTLGLALFLVGAGAVQWARSLMTSPEVVHERHVMRPDDDIREAALNDWNTGVEETGFGRRKMIRNSMLGALALLPLPAVILLRDLGPNTGGTPAERKEHTIWAEGVRILTDVTFQPIRASDLEIGQLVNAMPATFEDLPDHGPERINERAKSPVMLVRMLPDEIHVDEGRENWHVDGILAYSKICTHVGCPISLYEQTTHHMLCPCHQSTFDLADNGKVIFGPATRALPQLPIAVDDEGYLIAQSDFTEPVGPSYWERTR encoded by the coding sequence ATGAGCGCGAACTACGAGCACACGAACGGTCCCAGCGAGTCCGAGGCCATCGCACCGCGCGCGTCGGACGAGGTCGCCGACGTCACCGGAGCGGGCGACCCGCTCCCCGACCCCGGGCTCCACCATGAGCCGGAGCGGTTCACCGACGTCGACCCGAAGGCCGCCAAACGCGCCGAGCGGCAGGTCGCGGGCATGTTCACGCTGGCGTCGCTCCTGATGGTCGGATTCATCGTCGCGTACGTGGCGGTCGGCATTCACCCGGACGACCCTCACGCCGGTATCGACGTCGGCGACCTCCAGCTGTCGAACCTGACGCTGGGCCTCACGCTGGGCCTGGCGTTGTTCCTCGTGGGCGCCGGCGCGGTGCAGTGGGCCCGGTCGCTCATGACCTCGCCGGAGGTCGTCCACGAGCGCCACGTCATGCGCCCGGACGACGACATCCGCGAAGCTGCGCTGAACGACTGGAACACCGGCGTCGAGGAGACCGGCTTCGGCCGCCGCAAGATGATCCGCAACTCGATGCTCGGTGCCCTGGCGCTGCTGCCGCTGCCGGCGGTCATCCTGCTGCGCGACCTCGGCCCCAACACCGGAGGCACCCCGGCCGAGCGCAAGGAGCACACCATTTGGGCCGAGGGGGTGCGCATCCTCACCGACGTGACGTTCCAGCCCATCCGGGCCTCGGACCTGGAGATCGGCCAGCTGGTCAACGCCATGCCGGCCACCTTCGAGGACCTGCCCGACCACGGGCCGGAGCGCATCAACGAGCGCGCCAAGTCGCCGGTCATGCTGGTCCGGATGCTGCCCGACGAGATCCACGTCGATGAAGGCCGGGAGAACTGGCATGTCGACGGCATCCTCGCCTACTCGAAGATCTGCACCCACGTCGGTTGCCCGATCAGCCTGTACGAGCAGACGACGCACCACATGCTCTGCCCGTGCCACCAGTCGACCTTCGACCTCGCCGACAACGGCAAGGTCATCTTCGGCCCGGCCACGCGTGCCCTGCCGCAGCTGCCGATCGCGGTCGACGACGAGGGCTACCTGATCGCGCAGAGCGACTTCACCGAGCCCGTGGGGCCGAGCTACTGGGAGCGCACGCGATGA
- a CDS encoding DEDD exonuclease domain-containing protein — protein sequence MTAVAIQGTLDEIGMPLASTTFVVVDLETTGGAPSGSEITEIGAVKVRGGEVLGEFSTLVRPGSSIPPFIAVLTGITDLMVASAPRITSALPSFLEFARGSVLVAHNAPFDVGFLRAACDLTGARWPSFHVLDTARLARRVLSRDEARDCKLSTLARLFRATTTPNHRALADARATVDVLHGLLERLGNVGVHTVEELSLWQSKVTPAQRQKRHLSEQLPHAPGVYMFTAPDGEVLYVGKSKDMRTRVRTYFTASETRPRMTEMVSIATGVTGIECATPLEAEVRELRLIAERKPRYNRRSRFPERGSWLKITVEAFPRLSLVRQVRDDDATYLGPFGSRRQAEAAMTAVHEAVPIRQCTQRLSATPRSSACILADMGRCGAPCTGAESADQYAVHVDAVRRAFTGDPGPLVTRLLERIALLAGQERYEEAAVRRDRLSTLVRSAARSQRMAALAAVPQLVAARRRETGGWELHVVRHGRLAGAEVSPPGADPRPYVDALVATAETVRPAPVPLPAATAEETECVLRWLETSGTRLVRVDGRWALPWPAAARYTAIVDARDEDQTAARPFADRRPLRPLR from the coding sequence ATGACGGCCGTGGCGATCCAGGGCACGCTCGACGAGATCGGCATGCCCCTGGCGTCCACGACGTTCGTCGTCGTCGACCTCGAGACCACCGGCGGCGCGCCCAGCGGGTCGGAGATCACCGAGATCGGGGCGGTGAAGGTCCGCGGCGGCGAGGTCCTGGGCGAGTTCTCCACTCTGGTTCGTCCCGGGTCCTCGATCCCACCGTTCATCGCGGTGCTCACGGGCATCACCGACCTCATGGTCGCCAGTGCGCCGCGCATCACCTCGGCCCTCCCGTCGTTCCTCGAGTTCGCCCGCGGCAGCGTCCTGGTGGCGCACAACGCGCCCTTCGACGTCGGCTTCCTGCGGGCGGCGTGCGACCTCACCGGTGCGCGTTGGCCGTCGTTCCACGTCCTCGACACCGCCCGGCTGGCCCGCCGGGTGCTGTCACGCGACGAAGCCCGCGACTGCAAGCTGTCCACGCTGGCCCGGCTGTTCCGGGCCACCACCACGCCCAACCACCGGGCGCTGGCCGACGCGCGCGCCACCGTCGACGTCCTGCACGGCCTGCTCGAGCGGCTGGGCAACGTCGGCGTCCACACCGTCGAGGAACTGTCCCTGTGGCAGAGCAAGGTCACCCCGGCACAGCGGCAGAAGCGCCACCTGTCCGAGCAGCTGCCGCACGCGCCCGGCGTCTACATGTTCACCGCGCCCGACGGCGAGGTGCTCTACGTCGGCAAGAGCAAGGACATGCGCACCCGCGTGCGCACCTATTTCACCGCGTCGGAAACGCGCCCGCGGATGACCGAGATGGTCTCCATCGCCACCGGCGTCACCGGGATCGAATGCGCGACGCCGCTGGAGGCCGAGGTTCGCGAGCTGCGGCTCATCGCCGAGCGCAAGCCCCGGTACAACCGCCGCTCGCGCTTCCCCGAGCGGGGCAGCTGGCTCAAGATCACCGTCGAGGCGTTTCCGCGACTGTCACTGGTGCGGCAGGTCCGCGACGACGACGCCACCTACCTGGGCCCGTTCGGGTCGCGCCGGCAGGCGGAGGCGGCCATGACCGCCGTGCACGAGGCGGTGCCGATCCGGCAGTGCACCCAGCGGCTGTCGGCCACGCCTCGCTCGTCCGCGTGCATCCTCGCCGACATGGGCCGGTGCGGTGCGCCGTGCACCGGAGCGGAGAGTGCCGACCAGTACGCCGTGCACGTCGACGCGGTCCGGCGCGCGTTCACCGGCGACCCCGGCCCGCTCGTGACGCGACTGCTGGAACGCATCGCGCTCCTGGCCGGCCAGGAACGGTACGAAGAGGCCGCCGTCCGCCGCGACCGCCTCTCCACGCTGGTCCGCTCGGCCGCCCGCTCCCAGCGGATGGCCGCGCTCGCCGCCGTTCCTCAGCTGGTCGCGGCGAGGCGGCGCGAGACCGGCGGCTGGGAGTTGCACGTGGTGCGCCATGGCCGGCTCGCCGGGGCCGAGGTGTCGCCGCCAGGCGCCGACCCCCGTCCCTATGTCGACGCGCTGGTGGCCACCGCCGAGACCGTCCGGCCGGCTCCGGTGCCGCTGCCGGCCGCCACCGCCGAGGAGACCGAGTGCGTGCTGCGGTGGCTGGAGACCTCGGGGACGCGGCTGGTGCGGGTCGACGGCCGGTGGGCACTACCGTGGCCGGCCGCCGCCCGGTACACGGCCATCGTCGACGCCCGCGACGAGGACCAGACGGCGGCGCGGCCGTTCGCCGATCGCCGTCCGCTGCGCCCTCTCCGCTGA